One region of Haloprofundus salilacus genomic DNA includes:
- a CDS encoding fumarylacetoacetate hydrolase family protein: protein MRIARIQTPDGPREGEYRDGTVVCDDGEYVVGEDGNLLAPCEPSALYCVGRNYAATLDQMEYERPEEPDFFIKPPNSIIAHEEPIFYPSFTEELTYAGELVAVIDDECHDISVEEVPGYVCGYTILNDVDALDQQGRTARKAFDGSGPLGPWIETDLDPRNLDMHTDVSGERRQEANTELMLFDPYEIVSYLSKRFTFRPGDAIAFGSPANPGTIEPGDVVEITYEGIGTLRNTVE, encoded by the coding sequence ATGCGAATCGCCCGCATTCAGACCCCCGACGGCCCGCGCGAGGGCGAGTACCGAGACGGAACCGTTGTCTGCGACGACGGCGAGTACGTCGTCGGCGAAGATGGCAACCTGCTCGCGCCGTGCGAACCGTCGGCGCTGTACTGCGTCGGTCGCAACTACGCCGCGACCTTGGACCAGATGGAGTACGAACGACCCGAGGAGCCCGACTTCTTCATCAAGCCGCCGAACTCGATTATCGCCCACGAGGAGCCGATTTTCTATCCGTCGTTCACCGAGGAACTCACCTACGCGGGCGAACTCGTCGCCGTAATCGACGACGAGTGCCACGACATCTCGGTCGAAGAAGTACCCGGATACGTTTGTGGGTACACCATCCTGAACGACGTCGACGCGCTCGACCAGCAGGGCCGGACCGCGAGAAAAGCGTTCGACGGCTCCGGTCCGCTGGGGCCGTGGATCGAGACCGACCTCGACCCGCGAAACCTCGACATGCACACGGACGTGAGCGGCGAGCGCCGACAGGAGGCGAACACTGAACTGATGCTGTTCGACCCGTACGAAATCGTCTCCTACCTCTCGAAGCGGTTCACTTTCCGCCCGGGTGACGCCATCGCGTTCGGCAGTCCGGCGAATCCCGGAACAATCGAACCGGGCGACGTGGTCGAAATTACCTACGAGGGTATCGGGACGCTGCGGAACACTGTGGAGTAG
- a CDS encoding D-2-hydroxyacid dehydrogenase — protein sequence MTDPDIVVLRQKIHGLSAEAYAETLRERLPDREVALAKTPAEEREYLRTARVATGFSLDAEALDAAPNLELFACVFAGTGHLDLDAFAERGVAVTNASGVHGPNIAEHVLGAILSFARGFDTAWRRKERTEWRSYQATEVRGSRVAVVGLGSIGQAIVDRLEPFGVETAGVRYSPEKGGPTDEVYGFDEVHQALADSDYVVVAAPLTETTEGLIGESELRTMQPHSVLVNVGRGPIVDTDALVDALQKNGLRGAALDVTDPEPLPQGHPLWTFDNVLITPHNSGHTPKYWERRADIIAQNLDTVEETGEFEELENQA from the coding sequence ATGACCGACCCGGACATCGTCGTGCTGCGGCAGAAGATTCACGGCCTCTCCGCCGAGGCGTACGCCGAGACGCTGCGCGAACGACTTCCCGACCGCGAAGTCGCGCTGGCGAAGACGCCCGCCGAGGAGCGCGAGTACCTGCGGACTGCGCGCGTCGCCACCGGCTTCTCGCTCGACGCGGAGGCGCTCGACGCAGCGCCGAACCTCGAACTGTTCGCCTGCGTCTTCGCCGGTACCGGACATCTGGACCTCGACGCCTTCGCGGAACGCGGCGTCGCCGTCACAAACGCCTCCGGCGTCCACGGTCCGAACATCGCCGAGCACGTTCTTGGCGCGATTCTCTCGTTCGCCCGCGGCTTCGACACGGCGTGGCGACGAAAGGAACGCACCGAGTGGCGCTCCTACCAAGCTACCGAAGTTCGAGGCAGCAGAGTCGCCGTCGTCGGTCTCGGTTCCATCGGGCAAGCCATCGTCGACCGACTGGAACCGTTCGGCGTCGAGACGGCGGGCGTTCGCTACTCGCCGGAGAAGGGCGGCCCGACCGACGAGGTGTACGGCTTCGACGAGGTTCATCAGGCGCTCGCCGACAGCGACTACGTCGTCGTCGCCGCCCCGCTGACCGAGACGACGGAGGGTCTCATCGGCGAATCAGAACTGCGGACTATGCAGCCGCACTCAGTTCTGGTGAACGTCGGTCGCGGCCCCATCGTCGACACCGACGCGCTCGTCGACGCGCTCCAGAAGAACGGGCTTCGCGGCGCAGCGCTGGACGTGACCGACCCCGAACCGCTCCCGCAGGGCCACCCGCTGTGGACGTTCGACAACGTGCTCATCACGCCGCACAACTCGGGGCACACGCCGAAGTACTGGGAGCGACGGGCGGATATCATCGCGCAGAACCTCGATACCGTCGAGGAGACGGGCGAGTTCGAGGAGTTGGAGAATCAGGCCTAA